The Bubalus bubalis isolate 160015118507 breed Murrah chromosome 16, NDDB_SH_1, whole genome shotgun sequence genome window below encodes:
- the LOC102392449 gene encoding olfactory receptor 5D18-like, which translates to MDMRNQSAGITFILSGFSEYPQLQVPLFLVFLAVYTVSVVGNLGMIVIIRINPKFHTPMYFFLRHLSFVDFCYSSVTTPKLLEILVVDTRTISYLGCMMQFFLGCTLVITETFMLAVMAYDRFVAVCNPLLYTVAMSPKLCSLLVAGTYTCCGLCSLTITRSLLELSFCGSNIIHHFGCEFSAIVSASCSDSYFSQMTCFIISTFNEVCSLLIILASYIFIIVRIIKMPSAGGLRKAFSTCASHLTTITIFYGIILLLYCVPNSRSSRLFIKVATVLYTVVIPMLNPLIYSLRNNDVKETIRKLVNTKMFSHPM; encoded by the coding sequence ATGGATATGAGAAATCAGAGTGCTGGAATCACCTTCATCCTCTCGGGTTTCTCAGAATACCCACAGCTCCAGGTGCCTCTCTTCTTGGTTTTCTTGGCTGTCTATACTGTCTCTGTGGTGGGGAATCTGGGTATGATTGTGATCATCAGAATCAATCCCAAAtttcacacccccatgtacttctttctcagaCATCTCTCCTTTGTGGATTTTTGTTACTCTTCTGTAACCACACCCAAACTCTTAGAGATCTTGGTTGTGGACACAAGGACTATCTCCTACCTGGGTTGCATGATGCAATTCTTCCTTGGTTGCACACTTGTGATTACGGAGACGTTCATGTTagcagtgatggcctatgaccggttTGTGGCTGTTTGTAACCCCCTGCTCTACACAGTTGCTATGTCTCCTAAGCTCTGCAGCCTCCTGGTCGCTGGAACCTACACATGCTGTGGTCTGTGTTCCTTGACAATCACACGTTCTCTTTTGGAGCTGTCCTTCTGCGGTTCTAACATCATACATCACTTTGGCTGTGAGTTTTCTGCCATTGTCTCTGCCTCTTGCTCTGACTCTTACTTCAGTCAGATGACATGTTTTATCATTTCTACTTTCAATGAGGTCTGTAGCCTCCTGATTATCCTCGCCTCCTATATTTTCATAATTGTCAGAATCATCAAGATGCCTTCAGCTGGTGGACTCCgaaaagccttctccacctgtgcctcCCACCTGACCACCATCACCATTTTTTATGGGATAATCCTTCTTCTCTACTGTGTACCCAACTCCAGAAGCTCACGGCTCTTCATCAAAGTAGCAACTGTGCTTTACACAGTAGTGATCCCCATGCTAAACCCCCTTATCTACAGCCTCAGAAATAATGATGTGAAGGAGACCATCAGAAAATTAGTCAACACCAAAATGTTTTCTCACCCAATGTAA